Proteins from a single region of Streptomyces sp. HUAS 15-9:
- a CDS encoding tyrosine-type recombinase/integrase, which produces MQDAGSSAGTAHHAHRTIRVALGEAKRRGHVVTNVAEIAKAPRLEEEDIEPFTIEEVQSLLVEAAKLRNSARWVVALALGLRQGEALGLHWEDVDLDAGYVRIRKNRLRPKYAHGCGDDPCGRKAGYCPQKQQTRREHKSTKSRAGRRTIGLPDPLIKLLRQHQAEQERERSVAGTDWEDKGYVFASPTGGPLSPNTDFHIWKKLLKDAGVRDGRLHDARHTAATVLLILGVPDVVVDAIMGWEPGGAARMRARYMHVTGTLPRKVAQQVGDALWELPKTN; this is translated from the coding sequence CAGGACGCCGGGAGCTCCGCCGGCACCGCCCACCATGCGCACCGGACGATCCGGGTCGCTCTCGGTGAGGCCAAGCGGCGTGGGCACGTGGTCACGAACGTGGCCGAGATCGCCAAGGCTCCGCGTCTCGAAGAAGAGGACATCGAGCCGTTCACGATCGAGGAGGTTCAGAGTCTTCTCGTCGAGGCGGCCAAGCTCCGCAACAGCGCTCGCTGGGTCGTCGCCCTGGCGCTCGGCCTCCGGCAGGGGGAGGCTCTCGGGCTCCACTGGGAAGACGTCGACCTGGACGCGGGATACGTCCGCATCCGCAAGAACCGTCTCCGTCCCAAGTACGCCCACGGCTGTGGAGACGATCCCTGCGGTCGGAAGGCGGGGTACTGCCCCCAGAAGCAGCAGACCCGCCGAGAGCACAAGTCCACAAAGTCTCGTGCCGGGCGTCGCACGATCGGCCTGCCCGACCCGCTGATCAAGCTTCTCCGCCAGCACCAGGCGGAGCAGGAGAGGGAGCGGAGTGTTGCCGGTACGGACTGGGAGGACAAGGGATACGTCTTCGCCTCCCCTACTGGTGGCCCTCTCAGCCCGAACACCGACTTCCACATCTGGAAGAAGCTCCTGAAGGACGCGGGCGTACGGGACGGCCGTCTCCATGACGCGCGCCACACCGCCGCGACCGTCCTCCTGATCCTCGGCGTCCCGGACGTCGTGGTCGACGCCATCATGGGCTGGGAGCCCGGGGGAGCGGCCCGGATGCGGGCTCGGTACATGCACGTCACCGGAACCCTGCCGCGGAAAGTCGCCCAGCAAGTCGGCGATGCCCTCTGGGAGCTCCCGAAGACGAACTGA